The genomic window AACATATTGCAACGTCCAGAACTTCATGTTTGTAACGATGTATAATGTTGAATGTTTTAATTTAATGTCAGGTTCTTATGACTATCAATTATAAATTTTCGATTAACTAATGATATTCATATTATCCATgcttctattttttatttgaaatatcaGAGCtatttttgaatatatatttCTGAAACATACGACATAATTTCGATGATGCATCTCGAAATTAAAATGAGTGTGTCAAGAAATCTATAGACATTTTTGGATTTTCAACTAGGATTTGTGAAAAGGCATAAAATTGGGAAAAGAATTTGCCGGAAAAAAAAACCTCTCAAGTCATCAATGTTATTTGTTTActaacccacacttttaatagCTTTCTTTGAAGAACATATTTAACAATCTACCACAATAATGAACACTAAGCACTTTAAATCAAGTTTAGGACACTATATACCTCACTTTGGCCTACCAAAAATTGgccaaataattattaataaattatcctataatatatttatagttcaacaaatataaaaaatggGAACTTATATAAAGAGAAAAGAGAACAATAAAGAAGCCAATACAATTACAAGATAGCATTTAACATTTAAGTTTGACTGTATCTTCAATTTAGCACTTACTATTTAGTATTTACATCACCAATTATAATTTCattgaaataaaattcaaaatgaaGCAACTTGTCCTTTATTACAAGTGAAAACTGGAAAAGCCTTTTTTCTGTTTTGGCTGAAGCACAAATCTACAGACTATTAGCAGAAGATAGAGCCAAAGACAATTCAGATGACAGATGACATGACTCAGGCCTATGCATTTTACTCATCCTCACCTTCATCAATTCCAACCCACCGTGTAAATGCAAAAAGAAACTCCTTGAAGTTCACCATTCCATTTTTATCCCAGTCCATTTCTTCTGCATTttcgtaaataaataaaataactgtTAATGAACAGATATAAACTCATGAAGAAACAATAAGAGACAGGATTGCTTTTGAGTTGTAGTTGCAATGAAGATTTAAGGATGCACGCGGAGTGAAGGTTCGTTGTCTGTtttaaattaagtaaataaaaatctTACAATTTTGATTAGGCTTAACCCAACCCTTATATAACTCAATGAGGCCGAAGTGTGGACAATGTGGGAAGCCCAACAAGTGATCTAGGATAGCCTCTGATACCATCTTAAAAtttgggttgggcctaactcatcctaCAAAAGCGGCTTGTAGGGTGAGagttgcccccacttataaacacatgcaatatctctaagcaatgtgggactaaattcACCCCTTTAAacccaacacaatgaaggtgttggagGCTGCAAAGGCAAGTCAAATGCCAGCAATTTAAGCGGCTAGGGGCGGACCACAATGAAGTCAGAAATTCCAACAATTATAGACCTTATAAATGATAGTTCTATGTTTCCGGCATGAGCATGGTAAATGCTAATATGGTTGGAAACAGAAGAAAATAACAGGTAATTTGACAACCTCTGCAATATGAGATTACAGACGATACATTCACCCTGCCATGTTCTGAGTTCCTTAAATGTTCTGCTGCTAATGTTATAAAAAACGTAATAGATGTTCTTCATTTTAAtctctttttttaatcaaattagaGGTACACATTTTTCTTGGGAAAACATGTTAAAGCAGGTTTCAAAACATTAGCATATAATGCATGCCCCTAAGATGAGTATGTGTGCAACTTGAATGCATATGCATGTGTATTTAAACATAGAGAGGAAGAGACAACTAACCAAATCTTTTCATGGCTATTCTTCCAGAAGAACGTTCCCCCGATGTAGTTTCATTTATAGCTTGGACCATTTCATTTTTGCTGACATATCCGTCCCTATTCTTGTctaagaatacaaatgtatcaaccaatgtctCAAATGTGGCCTCCAGATTCGGCATGCCAATTCGTGATTTCTAGACAAGTCACGGAGAACAATTTGAAATGGCAACAAAACACGGAAACTCGTGACTTATAAACTATCAATGAAAAAGGAAGACATGGATGAGATATGTTTTCCTGCCTACTACATTGCATTACTTCAAAGGTTCAATGTTGGTAACCTAACATGTTCTTCAATTTTGacatatttttcaatcattttcattggatgaaaaaattataacttaaaaTTCTACGGTATCCTAAAGAAAAGCATGACTAGAAAAGCAAGGCCATAAGAGAAAAACTACATAGAGCCATTAACATTGCAGTGCTCATGAAGTCCAACCATCACctgaaattaaacaaataatttttgaaataaaatacaaaagGTCGGTCGGTGTTAAATGTATAATATCCCCAAATAATTCAACCAGAGATCAAAACACACAAGACATgatatgttttttttccaaagagTAGGTGttactaatttattttcaaaatttgaatttttaagaATCCCTACTTGTATTGTGTATgataatgaaattaaaatgacgCAGATAATGTGTTAGGATACAGCATGAAGTGCCTTAGGGTCATCTTTGAAAAGGTAGACAAGGCAAAGAAGTACAATAAACTCATTGAACTTCATTCCCAAATCATCATTAAAGTCACATGCTTTAAAAAGATCGTTGATATCTTCCTCAGAAAAAGAAATTTCCAGCTTACTGAAACATTTCTTCAACTCTTCTTGATCTATTGCCCCGTTAGAATCTTCATCTGTGGCAAAAAACAAACGTCTGTTagcaattatattaatatatgtcaaTTTGGCCATGTATGAATCGGTGACAAACATACTAATGACATATGTGCCACCGCTAAAGCTTTTGAATGAGCTCGATATTTGCTGTTACAATCACATAAAAACGTACTGCTTATTAACTTCAGcatgaaataaaatcaaactgAATTCTAATATATAATGCAACTTTGATTATATGATTCACTAGTGTTTCATGATCTAGTCATAACAAAAGGATTCTATAAAATCAACTATTTCTCAGGCCAATGTACTATATTTATAACAAACTTCTTTTTTGGATAAGCAAATGTTAGTTATTAGTTTCTATGTTAGTATTTTTTCCGTCACTGGAGTTTGAGCCTCGGTCTTTCAACTCCTTTAACCCTTAGCTCAAACTATAAGCTACCCAACCACCCTTATATCAGTCTTTTGTTAGAAGATATATCAACATAAATACAAACTTAACAAGACCATAAATTTGAAGTGGAAACCTACCAAACTGCTCAAATATGGCTCTGCATTTTCTGAAGCTCTCGtcaatttttggaaattttaGTATTATAGTATTGAATGATCTCGTGGTACATCCATGACATTCCCTGCGCTGCATTGCTTCGACCATTTTAGCCTCAAGCTTAGTTTCTGGTACCCAAGACTTTTTGGGCGAGTCACCCTTTCCTAATGCACCTCCCATTGTCAATCAATCAACCAAAGTTCTCCTCAGAAATGCTATCCCTCGTACCTAACAAGCAACACGTAATTTCATAACATCTCGCTATTACACAAAGACATAGGAAAACCTAATTGGCTAAGTTACAAATAGTCTGAACAAAAAGTAAAAATGAGTTTTCACTCGATGTCACTATCTATAtgcttttaaattatttgtttttgttagtgATATTCATTTAGACAAAAGTTAGTCTGCAAAAGTGATTAACAAGACCAAAGATCTTAGTGTGAAGTTCAAATGTCGTTTGTTATAATAATGTAAAGAAAAAAATGGAGATCATCATCATACATCAGCTTCGCTCATGCAATTTGAGACAATTCATTCAATAGTCACAAATAGTAAATAGTGCTACCATGCTTATTTCAGTTAACCTAGCTAGCGTGTTTAGTTCAGTGGTGAAAAAATTGATTCAGAGTGAATTGATTCTAGATAAAAGTGATTTATGTTGGGATAAATTCTCCGtcaatttcataaaataaaataaaaaaaaaacacgtttagCCTCAAAAGCTACACATCGTAGTTTCAAGTAGAATCAGTTCTGAaaggcagaatcaattctacacgcGAGCAACCAAACATATCAAAATCAACTCTACACATTCAGAATCAATTCGAACGCCCTAATGATTGAGAATGTAAGGCATATTCGTGGTGAATGTGATTCCCTGAAAGATTAGAACAAGGATTGAAAGAAAAAAAGCATGCAAAAGCCGTTGAGCAATGAATCTAAGAGAATTAAACTGGAAAGTTAGACGAAAATGAAAATTGAAAGAGTAGAAATAAATATTACAGAAAAAAGAGTAGAAAGCGTACCTAGTTAAAAGGTGTTAGGATGATGAGTGAAGATCGAAACTCAAAAGTGATTTGAGGGTGTTGAAGATAGCATAGTTATTagaaggtggtggtggtggtggcgttttggtttttgaagaaagaTGAAAAGAAGAATGGGAAAgaatgtttgttttgtttaacTAAGTTTGGGCCTTCGTGTTTCTCTAACCCTATTTTGCGCTGCTCCCACCACCTATTCTTCTTATTCTCTATCTGTGCGCATCTTTGTTCTGTAAAAATAAGGATCTTATcgtaattttattaatttgtttgtaAAAAGAAATACTATTCTTCAGAAATTTTAGATTTTGATATTTGGCATATGTTTCAAAGATAAtgcttattaaaaaataaaggaaaaaatgtAGATGAGTGGAAGAATGATAAGTGGATCCATGCAGTGCATCCGAATTTTTTATTAAAgtatacaaaaatatatattattttactagatttttatttcttttttgactGCTTGACTAGAGATTTTTTAATGCATAGAGAACGGTATAACTTTGACAAATGTGACTAACTTGACCTACCACAGATAAAGGATCTCTATCTTTAGGAAGAGAAAGGTAGAGTGACTTTAGGCTAAAAAATGAATAAGACAAGAGAAATGATGTTTATTTTAGAGAGAAAAAATATGTGAGAGAAAGTAAATCATGAGAGAGATAGAAAGAAagttagagcatctccaatgatgcaacttagagcatctccaatggtgcaacccattaTTTGGTTCTTTGTGGGACCAATTAGTTCACATCATCTTGAAGCAACTCACTTCAATTTTCACTCCAATGATATAATTCTAAAGAACTCATATTGGGTCCCACAATTTTACTttgtataataatattttattcatactaaattttatttgatttaaaataataatttaaattatttaaattttaattaatataaaataaataaatttaaaattataatttaaattaatctcAAATGCGtgacatataattaaaaacaataaaaataaattacataacaTAATTACTCAAATTTAATTTTCATCGTCCTCATGTCCAAAACGTTCCCAAATATGCTCGACTAGATCTCCTTGAAGTTGGCGATGAACTTGTTTTTCACGAAGAGTTGCTCTTCTTTGTAGTCTTGTTGCAAGATTCGAATGAGGACCGCTAAATGTTTCAGTCGTTGAGTTGTTGTTACCTGCATTATCGTAACAGTAATCAAAATCACCTCCATATGTGTGTCGTTCGTCTTCGACAATCATGTTGTACAATATGATGCAAGCATATATGGTATGCTTGAGGGTTTCCATGTGCCAAGCACGCGCTGGACCACGTACTATTGCAAATCGAGATTGAAGCACTCCAAATGCACGTTCCACATCCTTTCTAGCTGATTCTTGgtgttgtgcaaatagttttctcTTTTCTCCTTGCGGCATTGAAATGGTCTTGACAAATGTAGCCCACTCAGGATATATACCATCCGCTAAATAATACCCCATATTATATGGATTCCCATTGATTATATATTGCACAGTAGCAGCACGTCCTTCCAAAATATCGTTAAACACATTAGATTGGTTTAGCACATTAATGTCATTGTTTGAACCTGCAACACCAAAAAATGCATGCCAAATCCATAAGTCTTGTGATGCCACTGCTTCAAGCATGATCATGGGTTTACCATGATCACCTCGACAAAATTGTCCTTTCCATGCAACAGGACAATTCTTCCATTCCCAATGCATACAATCAATGGAACCTAGCATGCCTGGAAATCCACGTGACTCCCCCATTTGTAAAAAGATGCTCAACATCATTGTTATTAGGCCTTCTCAAATACTCAGCCCCAAATACCCCATTCACGCCCCTTACGAATCTCTCTAAGCACTCAATTGCAATGCTTTCACCAATTCGAACACATTCGTCTACAATGTCAGCGGAATATCCATATGCCAACATACGAATAGCAGAAGTGCACTTCTGCAATGGTGAAAGACCCATTTTACCAGTTGCATCGACCCTCATTTGAAAATATTCATCATGATTTCCAAGGGTTTCTACAATTCAAAGAAACAAATGCCTATGCATTTTGAACCTTCTACGGAATTGGCCATCCGTGTATATTGGATTTTCTGAGAAGTAGTCGTTGAATAATCGTATATGCCCTTCTTTACGATTCCGATCTATCACTGATCTTCTTTTTCGCCTTGATGAACTTCTAGATTGACGTTCCTTCTCGAGCATTGACAACAATAGTTCTTCATCTGTGTTGTCCATAAGTTCTTCTTCAATCACCTCCCAAAaaagtttgttgaggttgtttgaattgtttgaatccATTGAAGTGAGAGAATGGTGATAGAAAATGATAGATGAGTGAGAGAATGATGATAGAAGTGTGATAGAAAAATGATAGAAGAGTGTGAAAAGAATGAGAGTATATATAAGGCTAGTTTGAATAatggctagtttgaataacgacttgtttgaataacggctagtttgaataacgactagtttgaataacggctagtttgaataacggctagtttgaataacggctagtttgaataatatttaaatttaaaaaatactaaaacaTTGCGTCTTATTACAATAGTCGTTGATACATAACAAGTACtacataatatttaaatataataaatactagAACATTGCATATTATTaccatccatatttttcttttagGTTATTACAACGTTTTTCATGAAATTCATGTTGACTATCATTCATCTTAGAAGTGTCTGACATTATGAATTGCATTGCTTCAAACTCCATCTTTTCCTTGACTAATTTGTTTTCTTCCTCCTTAATTCGTGCTAGATTTTCCATTACTTCCATTTTTTTTATTCCTTGTATCGGAAATAACACTAGAAGGAGGTTCAGTTGCATTTATATTTTCCTTTGCCTTACCTTTTCGTTTTGCCGCCTTTTGTCCCATTGGACGCTCCATTGGAGATGATGAGTTTAACTCATAACTTGAAGGTGTCTCTGAGTTTAGCGATGCCGTGTATGAACCGCTAACAGAATTCTttgttctctttgaagaattttcGGTGGATTCTCCCATCCatttaggttcatcttttaaAAGCTGTCATGCATACTCAAGATTGAATGGCGCACCTTCATCTTGTTCATAAAAAGCATGCGCATTGATTAAGATATCTTTCTCTGATGCCCCACTTTTTTTTCCATGAACAGCTTGTTTGTAACACCCAACAAATTTTTGAACACAACCATTTATTCGATGCCATCGAGATTTTAATTGGCCTTGTAGCTTTTCTCGTGACTGCCCATGATATTGGTTATAATTATCGGTGATTCTTAACCAAAAGCTATCAACTTTTTGATTAACTCCCACaattggatcctttgaaatattgAGCCATGATTGCATAAGAAGTGTATCCTCTTCCCTTGTGAATACCTCTCTAGGTTTTTTTTTAACAGAACGCCTTTGTTCTTTTTCAATTGTAGTATTTTCAATACCAACTTGAGTTGAAAATTGTGGAACTTGGCGTTCAGACATAAACCCATTTGGTGTTTCAGGTTCATGATGAGAAAAATTCACCCCATGAGTATTTATCTGtggtctaaaataaata from Vicia villosa cultivar HV-30 ecotype Madison, WI unplaced genomic scaffold, Vvil1.0 ctg.000131F_1_1_1, whole genome shotgun sequence includes these protein-coding regions:
- the LOC131624496 gene encoding probable calcium-binding protein CML21, with product MGGALGKGDSPKKSWVPETKLEAKMVEAMQRRECHGCTTRSFNTIILKFPKIDESFRKCRAIFEQFDEDSNGAIDQEELKKCFSKLEISFSEEDINDLFKACDFNDDLGMKFNEFIVLLCLVYLFKDDPKALHAKSRIGMPNLEATFETLVDTFVFLDKNRDGYVSKNEMVQAINETTSGERSSGRIAMKRFEEMDWDKNGMVNFKEFLFAFTRWVGIDEGEDE
- the LOC131624457 gene encoding glutathione S-transferase T3-like; the encoded protein is MDPNQYNFQQSMFHLMQNQQNSNPQNSQFPPPPINSTVFFPPPNNPNIYFRPQINTHGVNFSHHEPETPNGFMSERQVPQFSTQVGIENTTIEKEQRRSVKKKPREVFTREEDTLLMQSWLNISKDPIVGVNQKVDSFWLRITDNYNQYHGQSREKLQGQLKSRWHRINGCVQKFVGCYKQAVHGKKSGASEKDILINAHAFYEQDEGAPFNLEYA